The Paenibacillus tianjinensis genome has a window encoding:
- a CDS encoding site-specific DNA-methyltransferase, with product MNKLTMRSADLTQDNIDKIAELFPSVITESRDNQGGIRRAIDFELLKQELSHFLVEGEKERYQVTWPGKKEAIVNANSSIEKTLRPVVQDSIDWENTKNLYIEGDNLEVLKLLQESYLNKIKMIYIDPPYNTGKDFIYNDNFREPTEEYLEQSGQVDEEGNRLFQNTESNGRFHSDWMTMIYTRLRIARNLLSDDGVIFVSIDEHEENNLTALMNSVFYEENRISKITWEKGRKNDSTFYSESVEYVLVYAKDKSLASKFGKWRAKKPGYDEVMNKFNSLRKKNNDNSQIEEGMKEFYKNLPDNHPAKEISHFFRVDNRGLYFGGDISSASTSIPDYEVIHPVTQKSVKKPSRGWGCIETEMKRRIAEDRVHFGIDETTIPLRKIYLHEAQDYVLTPVIYKDGRAASMTLKELLGGNYFENPKDVTVLKSFIEYVGCENGILLDFFSGSASFAQAVIQLNAEDKGNRKFIMVQLPQKTKEDSEAFKAGYKNICEIGKERIRRASKKIKEETGADIDYGFRVYRVDSSNMKDVYYTPDKLGQLNLDDVASNIKEDRSGEDLLIQVMLELGLELSLPMESKEIEGKTVHYIAGNSLIACFDSEITETVIKKVAEDQPLRVVFRDSSFRDDSARINVEELFKLLSPSTDIQVL from the coding sequence ATGAATAAGCTAACAATGAGGTCTGCTGATTTGACTCAAGACAATATTGATAAAATTGCGGAATTGTTCCCAAGTGTAATTACAGAGTCAAGAGATAATCAAGGGGGAATCAGACGAGCGATCGACTTTGAATTATTGAAGCAGGAGTTGTCTCATTTCCTTGTTGAAGGAGAAAAAGAGAGGTACCAAGTAACTTGGCCAGGGAAAAAAGAGGCAATTGTTAATGCAAATAGTTCTATTGAGAAGACATTAAGACCAGTGGTACAAGATAGTATTGACTGGGAAAATACTAAAAACCTCTATATCGAAGGCGATAATCTCGAAGTACTAAAACTATTACAAGAATCATATCTGAATAAAATAAAAATGATATATATTGATCCCCCGTATAATACAGGCAAAGACTTTATATATAACGATAACTTTAGAGAACCAACCGAAGAGTATTTGGAGCAATCTGGTCAGGTTGATGAGGAAGGAAATAGACTTTTTCAGAATACAGAATCAAACGGACGATTTCATAGTGATTGGATGACTATGATTTATACAAGATTAAGAATTGCTAGGAATTTATTAAGTGATGACGGAGTTATTTTTGTTAGTATCGATGAGCATGAAGAAAATAATTTAACAGCTTTAATGAATTCAGTCTTTTATGAAGAGAACAGGATATCAAAAATTACTTGGGAAAAAGGTAGAAAGAATGATTCAACATTTTATTCTGAAAGTGTAGAGTACGTGCTGGTTTATGCAAAGGATAAAAGTTTAGCATCAAAGTTCGGAAAATGGAGAGCTAAGAAACCTGGGTATGATGAGGTAATGAACAAGTTTAACTCTCTTAGAAAAAAAAATAACGATAACAGTCAAATTGAAGAGGGTATGAAGGAATTCTATAAAAACTTACCTGATAATCATCCTGCTAAGGAAATTAGCCATTTCTTTAGAGTCGATAATAGAGGTCTTTATTTTGGGGGAGATATCTCTTCTGCGAGTACGAGCATTCCTGATTACGAGGTAATCCATCCAGTAACTCAAAAATCCGTTAAGAAGCCTTCTAGAGGTTGGGGATGTATTGAAACTGAAATGAAAAGAAGGATAGCAGAGGACCGAGTGCATTTTGGAATTGATGAGACTACAATACCGCTCAGAAAAATATACTTGCATGAAGCACAAGACTACGTATTGACACCAGTTATATATAAGGATGGAAGAGCGGCAAGCATGACTCTTAAAGAATTACTAGGTGGAAATTATTTTGAGAACCCAAAAGATGTAACGGTACTAAAGAGTTTTATTGAATATGTCGGATGTGAGAATGGGATTTTACTTGACTTTTTTTCGGGTTCAGCAAGTTTTGCACAAGCTGTCATACAATTAAATGCTGAGGATAAGGGTAATCGTAAATTTATTATGGTACAACTTCCACAAAAAACTAAAGAGGATTCTGAGGCATTTAAAGCAGGATACAAGAACATCTGTGAAATTGGAAAAGAGAGAATTCGCAGAGCATCAAAGAAGATCAAGGAGGAAACAGGAGCAGATATTGATTACGGTTTTCGTGTGTACCGAGTGGATTCAAGTAACATGAAGGACGTATACTACACACCTGACAAGCTTGGCCAGTTGAACCTGGATGATGTGGCATCAAACATTAAAGAAGATCGCAGTGGCGAGGACTTACTGATTCAAGTGATGCTGGAACTTGGGTTGGAACTGTCTTTACCAATGGAGTCAAAAGAAATAGAAGGCAAAACCGTTCATTATATTGCTGGAAACTCCTTGATCGCTTGTTTTGACAGTGAAATAACAGAGACAGTCATCAAGAAGGTTGCAGAGGATCAACCACTTCGCGTTGTATTCCGCGACAGTTCCTTCAGAGATGATTCTGCAAGAATCAATGTCGAAGAGCTGTTCAAGCTACTCTCCCCTAGTACTGATATTCAAGTGCTTTAA
- a CDS encoding ABC transporter permease has product MESMVSKQNNLKSALYDIVVMAKRNILKIKHNPDKLIDVTVIPIFFMIVFSYLFGGAIAGGVQGYLPIIVPGILIQTLVMSSAATGTQLREDLDTGVFDRFKSLPVVRIAPLAGLVASDILRYVAAAFFSIGTGFILGWRPEAGFGWLIVASLLAIFGACAISWVFALIGLLSKSAATISSISTMVTMMMSFLSNAFVPIDTLPHFLQSVAEHNPITYLVTAFKDLANHGEFTSSASMTIFIGILLIMIVAPITVRIYNRKI; this is encoded by the coding sequence ATGGAATCCATGGTAAGTAAACAAAACAACTTAAAGAGCGCTCTGTATGATATTGTTGTAATGGCAAAAAGAAATATCCTGAAAATCAAACATAATCCCGATAAATTGATCGATGTAACTGTAATACCTATTTTCTTCATGATCGTCTTTTCTTATCTGTTCGGAGGTGCGATTGCTGGAGGTGTACAAGGATACTTGCCAATCATCGTGCCGGGAATTCTAATTCAAACACTGGTCATGTCGTCAGCGGCAACGGGCACGCAATTAAGGGAAGATTTGGATACTGGCGTTTTTGATCGGTTTAAATCATTACCCGTTGTCCGGATTGCTCCACTGGCTGGTTTAGTTGCATCAGATATTTTACGATATGTCGCGGCGGCTTTTTTCTCGATCGGTACGGGCTTCATTCTTGGATGGCGTCCGGAAGCCGGGTTTGGGTGGTTGATCGTCGCTTCGCTTTTGGCCATATTCGGCGCATGCGCAATCAGTTGGGTGTTTGCATTGATTGGTCTGCTATCCAAATCCGCAGCAACGATCTCTAGTATTTCGACAATGGTCACCATGATGATGTCGTTCCTATCCAACGCCTTCGTGCCTATTGATACGTTGCCCCATTTTTTGCAGAGCGTAGCTGAACATAATCCTATTACTTATTTGGTCACGGCCTTTAAAGATTTAGCTAATCATGGAGAGTTCACTTCAAGCGCATCAATGACCATCTTTATCGGCATACTCCTTATTATGATTGTCGCTCCAATTACAGTTAGAATATATAATAGAAAAATTTAG
- a CDS encoding helicase-related protein → MEVINNIDKLLGDDLKHSIKKGSKLSIAALCFSIYAYEALMKELNQVDEVRFIFTSPAFVADSFNKEKREFYIPKRSREKSLYGTEFELRLRNEMTLKSIAKECGDWIRQKVTFKSNCTSGAMQGMLNLKASDSTTTYMPMDGFTTVDLGYEKGNALSKMVNKFTEAPFTKMYFDLFNQLWNDKSKLEDVTDQVAEHISSVYKENSPEFIYYVILYNIFIEFLSDITEDILPNEATGFKDTEIWKRLYHFQKDAVLGAINKLEKYNGCILADSVGLGKTFSALGIIKYYELRNKSVLLLCPKKLGDNWLTYKQNVTNNILYADRLRYDVLYHTDISRERGKSNDIPLDRLNWGNYDLLVIDESHNFRNNEAKKDKETRYQKLMRKVLKSGVKTKVLMLSATPVNNKFMDLRNQLALAYEGNPEEINNKLGTDRGINDIFKRAQSAFNQWSKLDAADRTTETLLGMLDFDFFELLDSLTIARSRKHIQKYYNAEEIGEFPKRLPPLSKFCDLTDRTDVIGYNDIFTELSRINLGIYAPFKYIQPSRLRLYEEMYDTSVKGGSGSFKQLDREGSLQLLMRINLLKRLESSVESFRLTLSKIISKLGQTLERIEAFEQSGRSDTVGYTEIEDASLDDDDWLDDDFTIGNTIKINLSDMDILRWKEDLMNDHNILSSLHEEMQKVTPGHDEKLNALKQAIDTKIGQPINPGNRKVIIFSAFTDTAAYLYTHLSEYMKAKYNIDTAKVVGSDENKNTAGLRNDISTLLTCFSPRSKEKKLTMPDVDGQIDLLIASDCISEGQNLQDCDFLINYDIHWNPVRIIQRFGRVDRIGSQNKSIQLVNFWPNMTLDEYIQLKERVENRMVIMDMTATGDDNVLFNQSSDLEYRKQQLNRLQKEVVDLDDMNTGVSITDLGLNDFRMDLVNYVKENGELDTVPSGLHAVVSADEDNGVQPGVIFVLRNVNEELNPDKQNRLHPFYLVYLSDDGEVVTNHMDVKKTLDVLRALCRGKSEPVLEACRSFNQATKDGRKMDAYSMLLEEAIRSIVQVKEEGDLDSLFSSGGTTALVDSVKGLEDFELITFVVIRQVSA, encoded by the coding sequence ATGGAGGTAATAAATAATATCGATAAACTCCTTGGAGACGATCTCAAACACTCCATTAAAAAAGGATCAAAGCTGTCCATAGCAGCATTATGTTTTTCAATATATGCATACGAAGCCTTAATGAAAGAATTGAATCAAGTTGATGAAGTACGCTTCATCTTCACTTCTCCTGCATTTGTTGCTGATAGCTTTAATAAGGAAAAACGCGAGTTCTACATACCTAAGCGGAGCCGCGAGAAGAGTTTATACGGAACAGAGTTTGAACTACGGCTCAGGAACGAAATGACATTGAAATCAATTGCAAAAGAATGCGGCGACTGGATACGTCAGAAGGTTACTTTCAAGTCTAACTGCACTTCTGGTGCCATGCAAGGAATGTTGAACTTGAAAGCATCCGATAGTACAACCACGTACATGCCGATGGATGGCTTTACGACTGTTGATCTTGGTTATGAGAAAGGCAATGCTCTGTCCAAGATGGTCAACAAATTTACGGAAGCTCCATTCACCAAAATGTATTTCGACTTGTTCAATCAGTTATGGAACGACAAAAGTAAGCTTGAAGATGTGACGGATCAAGTAGCTGAACACATCTCATCTGTCTATAAAGAAAACTCCCCTGAGTTTATATACTACGTCATTCTTTACAACATCTTTATTGAATTCTTGTCAGATATCACTGAAGATATACTGCCAAACGAAGCAACTGGATTTAAAGATACAGAAATTTGGAAACGTCTTTACCACTTCCAAAAGGATGCCGTACTAGGTGCCATTAATAAGCTTGAAAAATATAATGGCTGTATTCTTGCAGATAGTGTCGGTCTCGGTAAAACATTTTCTGCCCTCGGGATAATCAAATACTACGAACTTCGCAACAAGTCGGTCTTGTTGCTATGTCCCAAGAAGCTTGGCGATAACTGGCTCACATACAAACAGAACGTGACCAACAACATCTTGTACGCCGACCGCCTGCGATACGACGTGCTCTACCATACGGACATTTCTCGTGAGAGAGGTAAGTCTAATGATATTCCGCTCGACAGATTGAACTGGGGCAACTATGACCTGCTCGTCATCGACGAATCACACAACTTCCGCAATAACGAAGCGAAGAAGGACAAAGAGACCCGATATCAGAAGCTGATGCGGAAAGTGCTAAAGAGCGGCGTCAAGACGAAGGTACTGATGCTGTCGGCAACCCCGGTGAACAACAAGTTTATGGATCTTCGCAACCAGCTTGCTCTGGCTTACGAAGGAAATCCTGAAGAAATCAACAACAAGCTGGGTACTGACAGAGGCATCAATGATATTTTCAAACGGGCTCAGTCTGCTTTTAATCAGTGGTCTAAGCTGGATGCCGCTGATCGAACAACCGAGACGCTCCTTGGAATGCTCGACTTTGACTTTTTTGAACTCTTGGATAGCCTGACTATCGCTCGTTCACGCAAGCACATTCAGAAGTATTACAATGCGGAGGAAATTGGCGAATTTCCTAAGCGTCTTCCGCCTTTATCCAAGTTCTGTGATTTAACAGACAGAACGGATGTTATCGGGTACAATGATATATTCACGGAGTTGTCCAGAATCAACCTCGGTATCTATGCTCCTTTCAAGTACATTCAACCGAGCCGCTTGAGGTTGTATGAGGAGATGTACGATACGAGCGTAAAGGGCGGAAGCGGGAGCTTTAAGCAATTAGATCGAGAAGGCAGCTTGCAGCTCTTAATGAGGATTAACTTGCTTAAACGATTGGAGAGTTCCGTGGAATCTTTCCGGTTGACGCTCTCCAAGATTATATCCAAACTGGGTCAGACATTGGAGAGAATTGAAGCTTTTGAACAAAGCGGAAGGTCAGATACAGTTGGATACACCGAGATCGAAGATGCCAGTCTCGATGATGATGACTGGCTGGATGATGACTTTACTATTGGGAATACGATAAAAATTAACCTTTCTGATATGGACATACTGAGATGGAAAGAAGATTTAATGAACGACCACAATATTCTATCTTCCCTGCATGAGGAAATGCAGAAAGTAACACCTGGGCACGATGAGAAGCTGAACGCCTTGAAACAGGCTATCGATACCAAAATCGGGCAGCCAATTAATCCGGGCAATCGTAAAGTGATTATCTTTAGTGCATTTACGGATACCGCGGCATACTTGTATACTCATTTATCAGAATACATGAAGGCAAAATACAACATTGATACAGCTAAGGTTGTCGGCAGCGATGAGAATAAGAACACCGCTGGTCTGAGGAACGATATCAGCACATTGCTCACCTGTTTCTCACCGCGATCCAAGGAGAAGAAGCTGACTATGCCAGATGTAGATGGCCAAATTGATTTGCTCATCGCGTCCGATTGCATCTCCGAGGGGCAAAACTTGCAGGATTGCGATTTTCTCATCAATTATGATATTCACTGGAATCCGGTACGAATCATCCAGCGGTTTGGACGAGTTGATCGGATCGGCTCCCAAAACAAATCCATTCAGCTTGTGAATTTCTGGCCCAACATGACGCTGGACGAGTACATTCAATTGAAAGAACGGGTCGAGAATCGCATGGTCATCATGGATATGACAGCAACTGGCGACGACAATGTTCTGTTTAATCAGTCCAGCGATCTGGAATACCGGAAGCAGCAGCTTAATCGCTTGCAGAAGGAAGTTGTCGATCTGGATGACATGAATACCGGAGTATCCATAACGGATTTAGGTCTTAATGATTTCCGCATGGATTTGGTGAACTACGTCAAAGAGAATGGCGAACTGGATACCGTTCCTAGCGGACTGCATGCTGTTGTTTCTGCTGATGAAGATAATGGAGTACAGCCCGGCGTCATATTCGTTCTTCGCAATGTGAATGAAGAACTGAACCCGGACAAGCAGAATCGCTTGCATCCTTTCTACCTAGTTTACTTGAGTGACGATGGTGAAGTCGTCACCAATCATATGGATGTCAAGAAGACACTCGATGTTCTGCGTGCCCTGTGCAGAGGAAAATCTGAACCTGTCTTGGAAGCATGTCGCAGCTTCAATCAAGCGACGAAAGACGGTAGGAAGATGGATGCCTATTCCATGCTGCTTGAGGAAGCGATCCGCTCCATTGTTCAGGTGAAGGAAGAAGGCGATCTGGATAGCTTGTTCAGTTCGGGAGGCACAACGGCTTTAGTCGATTCCGTCAAAGGTCTTGAAGATTTTGAACTCATTACTTTTGTTGTCATCCGGCAGGTGAGTGCATGA
- a CDS encoding IS256 family transposase → MGLWTKQQLREFIKENNLVSAQDAQNALKELFAETIQEMLEAEMDTHLGYGKHEVKAKLTPNSRNGKSRKTVVSEYGEQEIAIPRDRLGEFEPLVVKKHQSNVTGIEEQIIALYAKGISTREIQDHLGQMYGIEVSPTLISNVTNKIVPLIKEWQNRPLQGVYAVVYLDAIHFKVKQDGAIINKAAYMVIGIDLDGNKDVLGMWIGENESSKFWLSVLNELKNRGVGDILIICVDNLSGFSQAIAACYPQTEIQKCIIHQIRSSTRYVSYKDIKKVTADLKPIYKAATEEGALLELDRFEEVWGAKYPLIIRSWRTNWDELATFFKYPPEIRKLIYTTNMIESYHRQLRKVTKGKSIFPTDEALLKMLYLATVDVTRKWTGRVQNWGQMLLQLSVFFPDRVGQHLR, encoded by the coding sequence ATGGGACTTTGGACAAAACAACAGTTACGGGAATTTATTAAGGAAAACAACTTGGTAAGCGCACAGGATGCGCAGAATGCTCTAAAAGAGCTATTTGCGGAGACGATTCAGGAGATGCTGGAAGCCGAAATGGACACTCATTTAGGCTACGGAAAGCATGAAGTGAAGGCGAAGCTCACGCCAAACAGCCGTAACGGAAAGAGCCGTAAAACGGTTGTCAGTGAGTACGGGGAACAGGAAATCGCTATCCCTCGTGACCGTCTGGGTGAGTTTGAGCCACTTGTCGTCAAGAAGCATCAGTCGAACGTAACCGGCATCGAAGAGCAAATCATCGCTCTGTACGCCAAAGGGATTAGTACCCGAGAAATTCAGGATCACCTGGGGCAGATGTATGGCATTGAGGTGTCGCCTACGCTCATTTCCAATGTCACAAATAAGATTGTTCCTCTCATTAAAGAATGGCAGAATCGGCCTCTGCAAGGCGTTTACGCTGTTGTCTATCTGGATGCGATCCACTTCAAAGTCAAGCAAGACGGGGCCATTATCAACAAGGCTGCCTACATGGTCATTGGCATTGATCTGGACGGAAACAAAGACGTGCTGGGCATGTGGATTGGTGAGAACGAGTCCTCCAAGTTCTGGCTCAGCGTGCTGAATGAACTCAAGAATCGTGGAGTGGGGGACATTCTCATTATCTGCGTGGATAACCTGTCCGGGTTCTCTCAAGCGATTGCGGCCTGCTATCCCCAAACTGAAATCCAGAAGTGTATTATTCACCAAATCCGCAGCTCTACACGGTACGTGTCTTACAAGGATATTAAGAAGGTGACCGCCGACTTAAAGCCTATATACAAGGCAGCTACCGAGGAAGGTGCCTTGCTTGAACTCGACCGTTTTGAGGAAGTCTGGGGGGCGAAATATCCCCTCATTATCCGTTCGTGGCGGACGAATTGGGACGAACTTGCTACTTTTTTCAAGTACCCGCCTGAGATACGTAAACTGATTTACACCACCAATATGATTGAGAGTTACCACCGTCAGCTTCGTAAAGTAACCAAAGGAAAGAGCATCTTTCCTACCGATGAAGCTCTGCTAAAAATGCTCTATCTGGCCACCGTCGATGTCACTCGAAAATGGACTGGACGTGTCCAAAACTGGGGCCAAATGCTGCTCCAGCTTTCGGTATTTTTCCCAGACCGGGTCGGTCAACACTTGCGTTAG
- a CDS encoding 23S rRNA (pseudouridine(1915)-N(3))-methyltransferase RlmH, which translates to MKFTIYTISEKIDKFYLEAIKEYEKRLSRYCTVKLVHLKREDQLEKKLNNNSYRLHLINNTEHSISSEELASKINGLGVSGISDISIIIGSVTAPCDSTLTLSPMDMDSGLKTTILFEQLYRAFRIINNHPYHK; encoded by the coding sequence ATGAAATTTACAATATACACTATCAGCGAGAAGATAGATAAATTCTACCTTGAAGCCATAAAGGAGTATGAAAAGAGGCTGAGTCGATACTGCACAGTCAAGCTGGTTCATCTTAAAAGAGAAGATCAGCTTGAAAAGAAATTAAACAACAACAGTTACAGACTACATTTAATAAATAACACCGAGCATTCTATATCATCCGAGGAACTTGCGTCAAAAATCAATGGCTTGGGGGTGTCTGGAATATCAGATATCTCTATTATTATAGGATCAGTAACTGCTCCATGCGATAGTACTCTGACACTGAGTCCAATGGATATGGACTCAGGGCTTAAAACTACGATTCTATTCGAGCAGCTCTATCGGGCATTTCGCATCATAAACAACCATCCTTACCATAAATAA
- a CDS encoding transposase: MGEMRKTYDEKFKKKTVDLYLKKGLGYKNVAREMGINESLVRRWVRHFEAEGLKGLEEKRGKAKGLGMGRPRTRPEDPEVKLKRLEAENEMLKKLLQM; encoded by the coding sequence ATGGGCGAAATGAGAAAAACATACGATGAGAAGTTTAAGAAAAAAACAGTTGACCTTTATCTCAAAAAGGGCCTTGGATATAAAAATGTAGCACGAGAAATGGGAATAAACGAGTCCTTAGTTCGGCGATGGGTGAGGCATTTTGAGGCGGAGGGATTGAAGGGACTTGAAGAAAAACGGGGTAAAGCGAAAGGACTAGGCATGGGCAGACCCCGAACACGTCCCGAAGACCCAGAGGTCAAGCTTAAGCGCCTTGAAGCGGAAAATGAAATGCTAAAAAAGCTCTTACAGATGTGA
- a CDS encoding DUF4391 domain-containing protein, with translation MMFKLPSSTLVNRKIPKNKFYEKLHANQHLKELFTEQVESIIWKHKLSKETIRLEPKDDIEEVQVFEVHLKERTYSLDLLRSIDKAIPYPILHVIIYEDQVKLAIAYKERNQTDDNRSIVRSYHESEWQPVEELKLDIIQGLDLKAVYENIIRQLLPINSNPEIELTAILERQARIDKLTLECQRLEAKIRIEKQFNRKVALNMDLQQKRKELNQLFN, from the coding sequence ATGATGTTCAAGCTACCATCAAGCACACTTGTGAATCGCAAAATACCGAAGAACAAATTTTATGAGAAGCTTCACGCCAATCAACATCTAAAGGAACTGTTTACTGAGCAAGTCGAGTCGATCATCTGGAAGCACAAACTATCCAAAGAGACGATTCGTCTCGAACCGAAAGATGACATTGAGGAAGTTCAGGTGTTTGAAGTTCACTTGAAAGAGCGAACCTACTCACTTGATTTGTTGCGGAGCATCGACAAGGCGATTCCTTACCCTATTCTGCACGTCATTATTTACGAAGATCAGGTAAAGCTTGCTATCGCCTACAAGGAGCGAAATCAGACCGATGATAACCGCTCCATTGTACGTTCCTATCACGAATCGGAATGGCAGCCTGTAGAAGAATTGAAGTTGGACATCATTCAAGGACTTGATCTAAAGGCTGTCTACGAGAACATCATTCGTCAACTTCTACCGATCAATTCGAACCCGGAAATCGAGCTTACAGCCATTCTGGAGCGACAAGCTCGCATAGATAAGCTGACGCTTGAATGCCAGCGATTAGAAGCTAAAATTCGTATCGAAAAACAATTCAATCGCAAGGTTGCGTTGAATATGGACTTGCAACAGAAACGCAAAGAACTCAATCAACTTTTTAACTAA
- a CDS encoding IS3 family transposase, with the protein MEAVPSSKKFEVIKELLQKKYSLILLCKLAGVSRSGFYKWMNRQTFVSPKQREDEAMKLKIVECYEKLKGIYGYRRVKIWLKRSYAIHMNHKRVQRLMGELGIQAVIRRKRPYYGKKEAYVISENHLNREFNADLPNQKWVTDITYLIFKGQRLYLSAIKDLFNNEIVAYQISPKNDLKLVLDTVKKARRRRETQDVLLESVKYIV; encoded by the coding sequence ATGGAGGCAGTACCGAGCAGCAAAAAATTCGAGGTGATTAAGGAGCTGCTGCAGAAGAAATATAGCCTCATCCTATTATGTAAGTTAGCTGGGGTATCTAGAAGTGGATTTTACAAATGGATGAACCGGCAAACATTTGTTTCACCAAAGCAACGCGAAGATGAAGCCATGAAACTTAAAATAGTCGAATGTTATGAGAAACTCAAAGGCATTTACGGATACCGCAGAGTGAAGATTTGGCTGAAGCGGAGCTATGCCATCCACATGAACCACAAGCGTGTGCAGCGGCTTATGGGTGAGCTGGGGATTCAGGCAGTCATTCGGAGGAAAAGACCTTACTACGGCAAGAAAGAGGCTTACGTCATCTCTGAGAATCACTTGAACAGAGAGTTTAACGCAGACCTGCCGAACCAAAAGTGGGTCACGGATATTACCTATCTGATCTTTAAGGGGCAAAGACTCTACCTCTCAGCGATTAAAGATCTCTTTAATAATGAAATTGTAGCGTACCAAATTAGCCCTAAGAACGATTTAAAGCTGGTGTTAGATACGGTCAAAAAGGCGAGGAGACGGCGGGAAACCCAAGACGTTCTATTGGAGTCTGTAAAATATATTGTGTAA